CGTTGCCGCTGCAGCGGCGTTGGCATCCGGCACCGCCGCGCTGGCGCATGCCTGGCAGGGTCCGGTGCGTGCCCGTGTGTTCGCCCTGCTGGGCACCACGTTCGGTGCAGGATTGGCACTGGGGCCGCTGCTCGCGGGCCTGCTGCTGCATGCTCTGGGATGGCGCAGTGTGTTCGCCGCGGGCGGTGTGCTGACGCTGGCGGCGTTCGCCCTGGGCGCGCGCGCGTTGCCCGAAAGCCATGGCGAACGCGGGCGGCTGGATGTTGGCGGCATGCTGGGCTTCAGCCTGATGCTGGCGGCGTTGACCCTGGCCCTGTTGTGGCTGGGTGAATTCGGCCTGCATGCCATGCGCGTGCAACTGGCGCTGCTGGCGACGCTGTTGCTGGGCGGGGTATTCGTCTGCATCGAACGGCTGCACCGCTCACCGTTGCTGGACCTCTCGCTGTTCTCGCAACCGGCGTTCCTCGGTGTCCAGCTGCTGCCGGTCGCAACCTGCTTCGGCTACGTGGTGCTGCTGGTGGTACTGCCGCTGCAGTTGCTGGGCGTGCATGCACAGAGCACGACATTGGTCGGGCTGCAGATGCTGGCCCTGTCTGCGCCGATGCTGGTGCTGCCGATGCTGACTGCGCAATGGGCGGAGCGCGTTGGAAGTGCGCGGCTGTGCACGCTGGGCCTGCTGGTCTGTGCTTCTGGCCTGTACCTGTTGTCGCGCCATGCATCGCATCCGTCGCCCTCGCAGTGGGTGCCGTTGCTGATGCTGGTCGGTGCAGGAACGGCCTTGCCGTGGGGCCTGATGGATGGGCTGTCGGTCAGTGTGGTGCCGGTACAGCGTGCGGGCATGGCCGCCGGCATCTTCGGAACCGTGCGGGTGGCCGGTGAAGGCATCGCATTGGCCGCAGTCACTGCCTTGCTTGCGCTGCTGATCGGCCACCAGCTGCAGGGAGCATCGCCCGCATCGTTGGCGCGCGCTGGTGCCTATCTGGCCACGGGGGCGCAGGCACAGGCGCAGGCACTGCTTCCGGCGATGAGCGGCGCACAGCTGCAGCAGGCCAGTGCCGAGGCGCTGGCGATACTGCTGCGGGTCCTGGCGCTGCTGACCGCCGCATGCGCTGTGCTGTTGCACCTGCTGCTGCGACGGCCCAGGTTGGCTGTGATCAGAACCGAGGGCTGAAGGCGCCGGTCACCGCGCGCGGGCAGCAGGGGGTGTGTCGGTTGCCAGCTGGTTTTTCCTTTCCTGCGGGGGCTGCGCATTGGCTCGAAGGCCGTTGCTCAGGGCAGGCCATCCGTCGCGCCGCGGATGCTCATCCAGGCGCCGCCGCCGGGGGCGCTGCCGGCGCGGACACGGAAGCCGTGCAGGCCGGCAATGGCGGCCACGATCGAGAGGCCCAGGCCGAATCCAGGTCCCTGGCCGACGCTGCTGCTGCCACGGAAGAAGCGCTGGTAGATCAGCGTGCGGTCCTGCGGTGGGATGCCCGGCCCGTTGTCGATCACATCGATCCTGGGAACACCTTGATCGTCCACCGCGCGCAGCAGGATGTGGCCCTGCGCCGGCGTGAACTGCAGGGCATTGGACAGCAGGTTGGCCAGCGCTTCGAACAGCAGCTCGCGGTCGCCACGCAGCGGGCCGACCTTCGGGTCCACCTGCAGCTCCAGCAACTGCTGCTTCTCTTCGGCCAGTGGCAGGTAGAACTGGTGCAGTTCCTGCAGCAGCTCCGTGACGTCGACCGCGTCGAAGGCCGAACGTCGCTGGTGGCTCTCCAGCTCCGACACCCGCAGCAGCGCGGCGAAGCGCGCCATCAGCATGTCGGTCTCGGCCAGCGCCTTGTCCAGAGGATCGGCATGCGGGTTCTGTTCGTCCAGGCCCGCGCGCATGCGGTACAGGTGGGCACGCAGGCGGGTCAGGGGCGTGCGCAGGTCGTGGGCAATGCTGTCGCACACGCCCTTGACCTCGGTCATCAACTGCTCGATGCGCTCCAGCATGGCGTTGACTATGCTCGACAGCCGGTCGATCTCGTCGCGGCGGCTGGAGACCGGCAGGCGCTGGCCGAGGTCGCCGGCAACGATGCGGCTGGTGGCGGCTTCGATCTGCTGGATCCGTTTCAACGGCCGCCGGCGGAGCAGATGCCAGCCCACCAGGCCGGGAATGACGGTCAGCGACACACCCCACAGCAATGCATCGAGGATGATGCTGTTGACCGCCATGAGCTTGCCGTTCTGGCGCACGAACACCAGCGTCCTGCCATCCCGGGTCACCACGCCGAGCGCGCTGCCACCGTCCTCGTGCGGCCCATCGGCCAGCGTCCAACCCTCGACCGGATGCGAGCTGCCATCCAGCGGCAGTCCCTCGGGGATCGCTGTCAGCGGGCCCGCCATCGGCATGCCGGTCTTGTCGAACAACCCATAGGTATAGACCTGGTGCAGATCGAAGCGCTGGCTGTCGCGCAACGCTTCATCCAGTGCCGGGCCGTCGAAGCTCATGAACAGGTGCGCGCGCTGCTGCAGGCCCGATTCGGTCAGGTCACTCAGGTAATCCGCGATGCGCCAGTACATCACGCCCAGCAGCAGGCTCGACCACGCCACGAACAGGATGCAGTACAACCCGAGCAGGCGGCTGCTGGACGAGCGCCACTGGTCAGGGTTGCGCATCGAAGACATAGCCGGTTCCACGTACGGTGGTGATGGGTTGCGGGCGGCCGGGCTGCTCGATGCGTCTGCGGACACGGCCGATGTGGACGTCGATCAGGTTGGTGCCGGGATCGAAGTGATAGCCCCAGACTTCCTGGAACAACATGCTGCGGGTGACCACCTGGCCGGCATTGCGGACCAGGAACTCGAGCAGCTTGAACTCCGTCGGCAGCAGGCTGATCTCCTGCCCGCCACGCCGGGCCGAACGGGTCATCAGATCCAGTTCGAGGTCGCCGGCGCGCAGGACATTGTCGGCAGGACCGGCCTGGCTCTGACGACGGATCAATACCTCCACGCGGGCGGCCATCTCATCCGAGGCGAACGGCTTGGTCAGGTAATCGTCGCCACCTGCTCGCAGGCCACGCACGCGCTCGTCCACGTCCGACAGCGCGCTGATCATCAGTACGGGCGTGACGATACCTTCGCGCCGCAGGGCAGTGACCAGCGCCAGGCCATCGATGCCGGGCAGCATGCGGTCCAGGGTGATCACCGCGTAGTCGCCCGCCCGCGCCAATGCCAGGCCGGCAGTTCCGTCAACGGCAACGTCGACCTCGAAGCCATGGCTGCGCAATTCGGTTGCGATTTCCTCCGCAGTGACAAGGTCGTCCTCGATGGTGAGTACGCGCGGCATGGGCCATTGTGCAGGTTGGATGGCTGCCATCCTCGCAACCGCGCGCGGTGACTGCAAATGAAAAATGTTTCATGCGTGATTCGCCGGAATCCACGCACGGGTCTTCTATATTCGGCGCCGAGCGTCTCCCCCCGGCGCACGGAATCCCGGCCACCGATGAACCTCCTGCACACCCCGTTGCCACGCCACGCCCGACCACTGAGGATGCGCCGGCCGGCGCTGCTTGCACTCGTTCTGCTCAGCCTGCTGTCGGCCTGCGGCAAGGATGCGCCCAAGCCGGCCGGCAGGCTTCATGAGGTGGAAGTGCTGACCCTGCAGGAGAAGCCGTTGGCGATGGAACAGGAGCTGCCTGGGCGGACCATCGCATCGCGGGAGTCTGACGTGCGGCCGCAGGTGGATGGCGTGCTGGTGAAACGCCTGTTCGAAGAGGGCGAATCCGTGCGTGCCGGGCAGCCCTTGTTCCAGATCGAGCCGGCCCTGTACCAGGCGGCAGTGAACCAGGCGCAAGCCAACCTGAAGACCGCCGAAGCAGCGGCAGTGACCGCACGCCTGCGCGCGCAGCGGATGCAGGCGCTGGGCGGCGAGCAGCTGGCCGCGCGCCAGGACGTGGATGACGCCATCGCCAGCGGGCAGCAGGCCGCAGCCGCGGTACAGGCGGCACAGGCGAGCCTGGATACCGCGCGCACGCGGCTTGGTTTCGCCACGGTGACCGCGCCGATCGCCGGTCGCATCGGCCGCGCGCTGTTCACACCGGGTGCGCTGGTCACCTCGGGCCAGGCCAACCCACTGGCGCGGATCCAGCAGGTCGACCCGATGAACGTTGACATCACCCAGTCCAGCAACGAGTACCTGGCCCTGCGCCGCGCGATCGCCGATGGAGGCGTGCAGGCCACCACCGCTGCGGTGCGGCTGCGGCTGTCCGATGGCAGTGAATATCCGTTGCCCGGCACCCTGGAATTTGCCGATATCGATGTGCAGCAGGAAACCGGCAGCATCACCCTGCGTGCACGTTTTCCCAATCCCGCCGGGCAGCTGCTGCCGGGAATGTATGTGCGGGCGCAGGTGGGGCAGGGCACGCAGCAGCAGGCCTTGCTGGTGCCGCAGTCTGCGGTGGACCGCAGCCCGAAGGGCGAGGCGCAGGTGTGGGTGGTGGATGAGGGGGGCAAGGCGAAGCTGCGCCTGTTCCGTACCGCGCGGGCGATTGGCGACCAGTGGCTGGTACTTGATGGCATCGCTGCAGGTGAACGGGTGGTCGTGGCCGGCGCACAGGGGCTCTCCGATGGCATGGCGGTGCAGGTGAAGCCCGCGGCGGCAATCGCTCCGGCAGCCGCCGGGAAGGGCTGAGCATGTTGCCGCGCTTCTTCATCCATCGCCCGGTATTCGCCTGGGTGCTGGCGATCTGCATCATGGCCTTCGGCGCGATCGCCGTCAGCCAGCTGCCGGTCGAACAGTACCCGGACATCGCACCGCCGCAGGTCAACATCACCGCCAACTACACCGGTGCTTCGGCGCAGACGGTGGAAGACAGCGTCACCCAGGTGATCGAGCAGCAGATCAAGGGCATCGATCACCTGCTGTACTTCTCCTCCACCAGTTCGTCATCGGGGCAGGCGCGGATCACGGTCACGTTCGACCAGAACGCCAATCCGGATATCGCCCAGGTCCAGGTGCAGAACAGCGTCAACCAGGCCATCAACCGGCTGCCGCAGGAAGTGCAGCAGCAGGGCGTGACCGTGGCGAAGTCGCAGGGCGACTCGCTGATGGTGGTATCGCTGTATGACACCAGCCGGCGCATGGAACGGGCGGACGTTTCCGACTTCCTGGTCAGCAACGTGCAGGATCCGATCAGCCGCATTCCCGGTGTGGGCGAGATCAATGTGTTCGGCTCGGCGTATGCGATGCGCGTGTGGCTGGACCCGCACAAGCTGCGCGCCTACGACCTGATGCCGGCCGACGTGCGCACGGCCATCCAGGCCCAGAACACCCAGGTCACCGCCGGTGAGCTGGGGGCGTTGCCATCCAGCGCAACGCAGAGCCTGAATGCGACCGTTACCGCGCAGTCGCGCCTGCAGACGCCCGAACAGTTCCGCGCGATCATCCTGCGCACGCTTCCCAGCGGCGCTGCCGTGCACCTGGGCGACGTGGCACGGGTGGAGATCGGTGCCGAGAATTACCAGACCAGCAGCTATCTCAATGGCTATCCGGCGGCGGGTTTCTCGGTCACGCTGGCCTCCGGGGCCAACGCGCTGGCCACCGCGGATGCGGTCCGCGAGGAGATCGAACGCCTGCGGCCAACGTTCCCGCCCGGGCTGCAGGTTGCCTATCCCCGCGACAGCACACCGTTCGTGCGGGTCTCGATCGAAGGTGTCATCCATACCCTCATCGAAGCCATCGTGCTGGTGGTCGTGGTGATGTTCCTGTTCCTGCAGAACCTGCGTGCCACGTTGATCCCCGCGATCACGGTGCCGGTGGTGCTGCTGGGCACGTTCGGGGTGCTGGCGGTCGCGGGATTCACGATCAACACGCTCACCCTGTTTGCGATGGTGCTGGCGATCGGCCTGCTGGTCGACGACGCGATCGTGGTGGTGGAGAACGTGGAGCGCATCATCCACGACGAGCACCTGCCGCCACGCGAGGCCACCGAAAAATCGATGGGCGAGATCACCGGCGCGCTGATCGGCATCACCGTGGTGCTGGGCGCGGTGTTCCTGCCGATGGCCCTGTTCGGTGGTTCCACCGGCATCATCTACCGCCAGTTTTCGATCACCATTGCTTCGGCGATGGCGCTGTCGGCGCTGGTTGCGCTGACGCTGACTCCGGCGCTGTGCGCGACCCTGCTCAAGCCGTCTTCGGCGCAGAAACCGCAGGGCCGCTTCTTCAGGGCGTTCAACCGGGGTGTCGAGCGCAGCCAGTTGGCCTATCAGGGAAAGCTCGGTGGCGTGGTCGCCCGGCCGCGGCGCTGGATGGCGTTCTACCTGCTGCTGGTGGTCGCCATGATTGCGCTGTACGCGCGCATGCCCACCGGCTTCCTGCCGGTGGAAGACCAGGGCCAGGTGACCTTCCAGTTCTCCACGCCGGAGGGCACGCCGATGGCGCGTACCGAAGCACTGGGCGAGCAGATCAGCCGCTACTTCATGGAGCACGAGAAGCAGAACCTGGACGTGGTGTTCGTGGTGGTCGGCCGCAACAATGCCGGCACCGGCCAGAATGCCGGACAGGGATTCCTCGCACTGAAACCCTGGGATGAGCGTACCGGCGACAACACCGCTGCGGCGATCATCACGCGTGCCAATGCCTACTTCCGCGGGTTGCCCGATGCCAGGGTCAATGTGCTGGCGCCGCCGGCGGTGCGCGGACTGGGCCAGTCCAGTGGCTTCGAACTGTGGCTGCAGGACACCAGCGCCGCCGGGCGCGTGGCCCTGCAGGCGGCGCAGGAGCAGGTGGTGCGTGCGGCCGGCGAAGATGATGGGCTCACCTCGGTGCGCCTGAACGGCCTGGGCGACAAGGCCGAGCTGCGGCTGGACATCGACCATGCGCAGGCCAGCGCGCTGGGGCTGTCCCAGGCCGACATCAATTCCACCCTGTCAGCGGCCTGGGGCGGCAGCTACATCAACGATTTCCTCGATCGAGGCCGGGTCAAGCGTGTGTACATGCAGGGCGACCAGCCCTACCGCAGCGTGCCCGACGACATCGGCCAGTGGTATGTGCGTGGTGGCAACGGCCAGATGGCGTCGTTCGCCAGTTTCGCCAGCAGCCACTGGGCGCGTGGGCCGCAGCTGCAGCAGCGCTT
This genomic window from Stenotrophomonas maltophilia contains:
- a CDS encoding response regulator transcription factor translates to MPRVLTIEDDLVTAEEIATELRSHGFEVDVAVDGTAGLALARAGDYAVITLDRMLPGIDGLALVTALRREGIVTPVLMISALSDVDERVRGLRAGGDDYLTKPFASDEMAARVEVLIRRQSQAGPADNVLRAGDLELDLMTRSARRGGQEISLLPTEFKLLEFLVRNAGQVVTRSMLFQEVWGYHFDPGTNLIDVHIGRVRRRIEQPGRPQPITTVRGTGYVFDAQP
- a CDS encoding efflux RND transporter permease subunit — protein: MLPRFFIHRPVFAWVLAICIMAFGAIAVSQLPVEQYPDIAPPQVNITANYTGASAQTVEDSVTQVIEQQIKGIDHLLYFSSTSSSSGQARITVTFDQNANPDIAQVQVQNSVNQAINRLPQEVQQQGVTVAKSQGDSLMVVSLYDTSRRMERADVSDFLVSNVQDPISRIPGVGEINVFGSAYAMRVWLDPHKLRAYDLMPADVRTAIQAQNTQVTAGELGALPSSATQSLNATVTAQSRLQTPEQFRAIILRTLPSGAAVHLGDVARVEIGAENYQTSSYLNGYPAAGFSVTLASGANALATADAVREEIERLRPTFPPGLQVAYPRDSTPFVRVSIEGVIHTLIEAIVLVVVVMFLFLQNLRATLIPAITVPVVLLGTFGVLAVAGFTINTLTLFAMVLAIGLLVDDAIVVVENVERIIHDEHLPPREATEKSMGEITGALIGITVVLGAVFLPMALFGGSTGIIYRQFSITIASAMALSALVALTLTPALCATLLKPSSAQKPQGRFFRAFNRGVERSQLAYQGKLGGVVARPRRWMAFYLLLVVAMIALYARMPTGFLPVEDQGQVTFQFSTPEGTPMARTEALGEQISRYFMEHEKQNLDVVFVVVGRNNAGTGQNAGQGFLALKPWDERTGDNTAAAIITRANAYFRGLPDARVNVLAPPAVRGLGQSSGFELWLQDTSAAGRVALQAAQEQVVRAAGEDDGLTSVRLNGLGDKAELRLDIDHAQASALGLSQADINSTLSAAWGGSYINDFLDRGRVKRVYMQGDQPYRSVPDDIGQWYVRGGNGQMASFASFASSHWARGPQLQQRFNGLPAMQIQGSAAEGRSSGEAMQRMQALVADQPGFDLQWSGLSYQERLASNQTLWLYLASIAFIFLCLAALYESWTVPVAVVLVIPLGVIGTVLATTAAGFVNDIYFQVGLLTTIGLSAKNAILIVEFAEARYRAGSSAVEAALQGARLRLRPIVMTSLAFVAGVIPLALATGAGAVSRREIGMSVIGGMLSGTVLAVMLVPLFFVLVRSLGRSRPQD
- a CDS encoding MFS transporter gives rise to the protein MAPVSIRPVPVRAQQHWTLLAVCLAALALPLSFSAGAVAVPALARSAASSPTALAWVTNAFMLTFGSLLLAAGGLADRYGRRRLFLLGTAGFTVATIVVCLAPTLLWLDLARGLQGVAAAAALASGTAALAHAWQGPVRARVFALLGTTFGAGLALGPLLAGLLLHALGWRSVFAAGGVLTLAAFALGARALPESHGERGRLDVGGMLGFSLMLAALTLALLWLGEFGLHAMRVQLALLATLLLGGVFVCIERLHRSPLLDLSLFSQPAFLGVQLLPVATCFGYVVLLVVLPLQLLGVHAQSTTLVGLQMLALSAPMLVLPMLTAQWAERVGSARLCTLGLLVCASGLYLLSRHASHPSPSQWVPLLMLVGAGTALPWGLMDGLSVSVVPVQRAGMAAGIFGTVRVAGEGIALAAVTALLALLIGHQLQGASPASLARAGAYLATGAQAQAQALLPAMSGAQLQQASAEALAILLRVLALLTAACAVLLHLLLRRPRLAVIRTEG
- a CDS encoding sensor histidine kinase, with the translated sequence MRNPDQWRSSSSRLLGLYCILFVAWSSLLLGVMYWRIADYLSDLTESGLQQRAHLFMSFDGPALDEALRDSQRFDLHQVYTYGLFDKTGMPMAGPLTAIPEGLPLDGSSHPVEGWTLADGPHEDGGSALGVVTRDGRTLVFVRQNGKLMAVNSIILDALLWGVSLTVIPGLVGWHLLRRRPLKRIQQIEAATSRIVAGDLGQRLPVSSRRDEIDRLSSIVNAMLERIEQLMTEVKGVCDSIAHDLRTPLTRLRAHLYRMRAGLDEQNPHADPLDKALAETDMLMARFAALLRVSELESHQRRSAFDAVDVTELLQELHQFYLPLAEEKQQLLELQVDPKVGPLRGDRELLFEALANLLSNALQFTPAQGHILLRAVDDQGVPRIDVIDNGPGIPPQDRTLIYQRFFRGSSSVGQGPGFGLGLSIVAAIAGLHGFRVRAGSAPGGGAWMSIRGATDGLP
- a CDS encoding efflux RND transporter periplasmic adaptor subunit; amino-acid sequence: MNLLHTPLPRHARPLRMRRPALLALVLLSLLSACGKDAPKPAGRLHEVEVLTLQEKPLAMEQELPGRTIASRESDVRPQVDGVLVKRLFEEGESVRAGQPLFQIEPALYQAAVNQAQANLKTAEAAAVTARLRAQRMQALGGEQLAARQDVDDAIASGQQAAAAVQAAQASLDTARTRLGFATVTAPIAGRIGRALFTPGALVTSGQANPLARIQQVDPMNVDITQSSNEYLALRRAIADGGVQATTAAVRLRLSDGSEYPLPGTLEFADIDVQQETGSITLRARFPNPAGQLLPGMYVRAQVGQGTQQQALLVPQSAVDRSPKGEAQVWVVDEGGKAKLRLFRTARAIGDQWLVLDGIAAGERVVVAGAQGLSDGMAVQVKPAAAIAPAAAGKG